From the Drosophila sechellia strain sech25 chromosome X, ASM438219v1, whole genome shotgun sequence genome, the window GAAAAATATTGTTCGGGGGCCGCCAGTCTAGCCCAATTCCAGGGAACACAACTGTACCCCCAACAAACCCGCCGGCTATAAAAGCAGAAAGCTCTGGGTTGCACTGCCTGTGGGAGGCTCTCCTTTCAGCAAAAAGCTGCGGGCGGCACAACATAAATAAAAGGGCACTATCAGGTGGGAACTAAACCATCAGGTGACGGGTAACTTGACCTAGGCCTGGAAATTCTTTCATTGACTGCTGATGAAATCAGCCTGGCACATTTCCGCATCTTCGGCACTTCTAGCCACAGAAATATGTGCTTTCTCTGCCCACTTGCCTGCTGCGGCTGCTCCTCATCGAAGCCTTGCCAAAAGAAAggaaagcagcagcaggtgcagCACCAGCCGGACGTCCTGGCGAACGTGATTTCCCAGGAGTCAGGCTACTTCAACCAGGTGACCACCAGCCAGCAATCGCTACCCAGCATGAGCCCCAGTGCAGTGTCACTGCCTCACCAGATTGACACGTCCAGCACCTTGAGCTCCTTGGCCGGCGAGGTGGATCTGTACGATATGGAAGCTTGGTGGCTCAAAAGGGCCTCCATCGAGGATTACTTATCCATAGTATCTCAAAGGAATTGATTTTCGTATCGATCCACTACATTAATGTACGAATTAGAAAGATGTTCGTTAAGAGCCCTTATATTTAATGAAACAAGAAGACAATCCTTTTCCGCCTCTGCGAGTCGCACGTGGCCCCTTTTGGAGtatgcatttttaaaatgaaattactCCACGTTTTGCGGGAGCCAGAGGTAAAGCATTCTTGTGGTTAAGACTGTgtaataaaaatttgattagctgcttgtttaaatttaattaagttgaTTTCGCACACACACTGCACATAGGAAAGTTAATCAAATATTTAGCAGGACCTCTTTGCTGTTTTCCCGTACGAGTGCCGCAGGGTTAAATTCCGTTTGGGCTGGGCGTACATTAACATTTTGgctaagcaaacaaacaaatgccgGAATATTCATGATGATCATTAACACACAGGATACACAGTAGAAGAGCTAGCTTCCAGGATATGTAGTCCAGGAGCAGCATGTGACGCCTGCGAACAAATTTGCACAGCCTTCGGGCGGGATTCGGGTGGGAGTTTAAGGACCCGAATATGTCTGCAGGCTCCATTATGTCCTTGGCAAAGTGCTTCAACCTAAGCCATTAGGGGTAACTTTGCCAAGATgtcattaaaataaaaatcgagAGCGTGTTAAATGATTTACAAAAAGGGCGGTGGAGCGAATGGGGAAAAACAATTTCGTGGCTCTTCCAGTTCATGTCGGTGGTTTAGACTCTTGGCTGCTCCACACCACAAgccatttttgtattttatgctTTTTATGACTTTTCAATAAGTTTTCCCCCAAGACGAGCGGGAAAACTTTTCTGCTCGACCCATTAAAGAAGGCATGTTTAGTATCGATAAGTTGCAGTGTGGAGGAGGCATGTGGTAGAGCTGGTAGGAATTCAAGTTAATGCAAAACAATTTCCATAATAAGATATTCTAACCCCAACGCAGCTGTGCAGTTTTACAAAAGCATCTAGACTCCTATGCCATTTGCACAAAAGCGTGAGCTCGATTACAGAGTTCAGAAATTGAAACAGCAGAATTGCTCAAATGCTCGAGATATGGCATTCGACTCTTTAAGTTGTTGCCTTCTTTCAATTAAGACATTTTCGAAAGAGATATTGAGATGGGTCCGTTCGGTACGGATTGAGCTCAGTTTTCGAGTAATTCCGGGGCATTTGGGATTGGGTTCCTTTCCAGCTAATCGTTGGCCATTAGACGCCAATGACACTTTTATGCCACTTTAATAAACTTCAGAAGCTAACAAGCTTATGAAAGGGGGAAACGACACTTGTACGGCAAAAGTTTTCGCACGTTTCGACAAATGTCTTGAGCTGCAATCGTCCCGTGAGGTTTGTACTTCCCACCAGTTCAACTTCGAATTCGGGAACGCAGGTTGACGGGGGTGAACATGGGGACACACATAGATACACGCGCATACTCGTACATATGAACGGATACTGATATCAACAATCATTCCCCTAGTCCGCAAAACCCCGGGAAGACTTGTAATAACATAAGCAAGtgaaatgcataaataaacatttgagGGAAACGGAAGTTTTTCGCCGGCCCCAACCCGTTGCCTTTGTGAATTGATACAAATCGTTCAATAATCAcgcaattgcattttatttcctTCGAGGAACAGCAATTGAGGGGGCGAGCCAGGCAAGTACGAGGAAATGTCCTTGCAACGTCCCCTTGGGGTTAAGCGGGCTCCTCGGTGGGGTAGTTGCGTTTTTGCGTTTCACATTTTATAAATGTCGCATGGTCGCACTGAACCAGATCTGCGCATATCAAAGCAAAGAAGAGCCATAAAGTCAAAAGGAAGAATAGCCAGCTGGGGTAGACAGACAGCAAACTCATGGCTCGCATCTCTCAGAACTGCAAATCATACGAAACCCAGAAATAGCTAATCTAGAGACATTCTGCATGGAGTGACCACCACACCTTATTGAAATAAGGCATTACTAGATGGTTATTGCTCAAAGAACTGGTGCTTTGACAACGCTCTTGCTGTATAGAGATTTAATTTCAGGTGCGACCACGCCCACCCCAACCACCGCCTTCCGAAACAGTGCTACCCGTTTGCAGAGTGTTATTTATCATGTGGCAAATGTTGTAATGCATTTTGTAATCGATACAAAGCAATCACAACGAATTGAAGCCAAAAGCCGGAAGGAGAGAGGGGCAGGGGCGTGCAAGGCACGTGACCAATcaaatgggcgtggcagggacTGACAGAAAAGGGGATCAATAGGGGATGAAGCGGGATTGTGTGCGTTGGTTTTCTCTTTCTGTTGCTAAATTAATGGAGCGCAGGAGGAAGCAGGGGGCGAACTTAATCTGTAGTGACAGCGCCACGTATCCCCACCCCCTGCCCCTTTAATGCTATCAAACATAACTCAAAACCAATTTACTTGGCTTACATCAGTAAAATGGACAAATTCTAAAACGCACGCAAGTGCGTAGATGAATAGTTCCTTTGAAAGCAACACAATTATCTAGTAATAAAGAGTGCATTTCCTACATGTTTATGGCGCTTTCCCTCAGTTCAACAGTTCAACAACTTAAGTGGGAGCTAACGGTGTAAGTGTTCCTGGTTTTTGACTGATAAGAGTGGCACAAGCCCACATCCGTAAAACAAACCCTGTGCCAATCCCCTTATGCGAGGAATTTTCGCTGGCTCAGCATACATTTGGGGGAAATTCGGGAAACAGGCCAGTGTTTTTAATGTTTTCCGCTGAGTATTCGATTTCCAAGTGGTTTCTGCAACCAATCGGAGGAATAGAATCGAAACGCCTACGGAGCTCGTCCTATTCCAGATATAACGAggttattaatattattatggCCAAAGTTTTGCAACCCCTTTTCGATAACATCGTTTGGTTGGGGCGTCATTAATTCGGGAGCTTAGAAAGTTTTGCGCGCAGGAATTAAAAAATGGGAAACGGATGAGAGGGATAATACGCCAAATCGAATCAGAAAACTTTAATGACTTAATGCGCCAAACTTGTTACACAACTTGACCCCACATTTTCGCCCTTCTTTTCGGCGGGGAAAAGTTGCAACACGTTATTGAACAGAATTCAATTAATTAGCTGCCAATAGTTGAAGCGGTTGTTTCACCCACCACGTTTTTCCCTCCAAGCCGGCTCCTCCAACGTGCATCTGCATCGCCATCAGGACCATTGCCTTCCCCTCCTCCGTCATCATTATTATTTTCGCTGCTGTGTCTAAATAATTGATGGAAAAGTCAAATTGATGTGTGCAGGTTCTGCTGCCCTTTCCACCCCAATTTACTCAATTCTCCACCCAGCTGACCAAAGCAGAATCCAGCTCTctttagtttttatttcattagttGCACTTACTAATTGGTTTGACACGGACAAAGGATTCGTGAGAATTTGGACATGCAACTGATTATATTCGCCACGGTCCCCGTAAAAAGTGGCAAGTTTGCTAATTGGTATAGCATCAAGTCCAGATACATCACAAGGAGAAATTACGTTGAACTTGTTACGGCTAAAAAACAAATCCATGCAAAGCAATGCTGGTTAACCCACTTCCAGGTCATCCCCATTGAATCCAGCATGGACAATCCGCATGCAAGCATGAATCAGCTTCGATCATCCCCCAGCCCCTGTCCATTTTATCCCCGCACCCCCACGGCACAACACCCCAACTTGGGTCGAGCGCCTCCGGGTCATGCATAAATCATGGATGGAGGGTTCCAAATGAAGGCAGAGCCGGGGGTGAACAACTGGCAAAGGGTTCAGCAAGTGGCAAACTTTCGCTTTTGTTTAGGCTTGTCGTATTTGACTTTGGTTGAGATTTGGAGTCGATAGCCTCGCCACGTCTCTTTAGGCCACTACATCCTCCGGGTTCTGGAGGTGCGGGAAGGACGAGCAAAACGTTTTGCACGCCACAAAAGTCAGCTTagcttatttattatttacacGAATGAAACGTGTATGAAACCGACAGAAATGCTACAAGGCGAAGAAAAAAGCAGGAAAAGTCGAAACGGGCAAGAGGGAAAATCCTCCGAGGAGAGCATGAAAATCCCCAAGTATATGTGCGAGTGAGTTTGTGGTGTTGGTGTTATGTGGTTGATTTGATTGCTTTATGCACCCAGTGAGTGGCCGCATGAATTTCAAATGAGTCGTTCATTGGCCCGTTCTCTCGCTATCTTTGTTTTTTTCATGTTCGATACCACACTTTGGTTCTGGACTTCTTGCCCCTGAAAGAGTCCCATAACTCCTTTTTCACACTTATACTCAGACTCAGGCTCAGACTCCTGAAAAATAAGACCAAAAGGTGGAGGGCTTTAAACATTTTGAGGCACGACCACAGTGCAGTCATTATCCTGGCCAAGATGGGGATGGaaacgagtgtgtgtgcgacgTGGCTGCCACACAACGTGTTGCACACGTCCACGAAAGAGGCAGGAGGTTAAAGTCAGAGGTATGCGTTAGCTGGCTCAGTGTTCCTGTAGACGTAGGTGGGTGTTCCCACAGTAATTTGAAATTCATGCGCTTCGTATGTGGAATAAATTCAAGATTTTGATTTGCTGCTACGTGTGGCAAGCTGTTCTTCCTTGCACTCGCCGCCTTCTCTGCAATTGAAGGTGTGAAATCGCACATGAAGGAtaataaaagtgaaaagcgtGAGAGGCTGTCAGACCCTATAAAAACGGCAGGCGAAAGCAGGGGCACCAGCTGCGCCCAGAGTtttcgaaataataaaaataaatatatttacgaGTATTCATACATTCAgagccccacgttgggcgccaaaaAGCTGCTAAAGAAAGTACTGCCCCTCTGAATCGTGTTGATGCCGTTCTGTTCAGCGAACTGTTGTGGCATGTTGAGACTCAAGTGTCTAGGCAAGGTTAGGTTTGCGCCAACTAAACTACCAATTACAATTGACGAATGGGACATTAAAAAGGTGACCTACGATTAGATGGAAGTTTGCGCATACATGGGCACAGATCTATAGGGTCCAGACTGAGTGAAAAGCTTAGAAACGTCTTCTGCGACTGGCAAACGTATAGTTGGTTGTCCATCTATAAAATTAAAGTTTATCCGCCACGCATTCCGCCCCTAGGTGCTGTGTTCAGGTTACGCCCCAAAGCAAATCATCACTTAGTGGCTCCCGAGGGCAGGATCAAACGCACACATGGCTATGGAgccacgcacacatgcacacgcaGACATTCACATACAGCGAAATATGCTGATTACGAGACGACGAAGACGCCATCTGGCGTGGGTGTGTGGGAGTTGGCCAATTCCAATGACTTTACTCTTATTTATGCTGTTCGAAAATCGAAAAGTAATTTATAGCATTTAACGCCTAAAAGCACACTTGCGATTTCAGCAATTTGTTTGGGGGCGAGTCTGAGCCCTAAGAGATGCCAATGATTTCGAGGACCCAGATACTCGTAGAAAACTGCGCAAGAGTCGCAGAAGCACGGCAAGCACATAAACACGCAGGCATGACTTTCATCCTCGTTCCCGCTGTACTCAAGTTTTGAGTTTACTTATGTTGAAATAGGCGCAgcaaaaaatatccaaaataAGGAAATACTCACTACAGAATGCCAACGTTATTTGGGACCCTCGAATGCCTAGGATTTTGTATCGGAAGGCGAAGCAAGGACAATGGCTATTTATTTAGCGGACTCCGTATCAAATGTACTTTTGGGCAGCTGAATAAGTGGTATCAAATCTGTATCTGCAGATTTTTGTATGCGGTACGCCCAAAGTGCCAAACGGCTGCTTAGTATCAAAAGGCGGGAGAAGAAAGGAAAAATACATGTCAATGACTTTACAGAAAGCGGAAACTCATAAAGATAAGTGTTGACATGGTTGCCAACATGGCCGTCCTCTTATTCGTCTCCTCACTTTACTTCCTTTCCTCGCTTCTGCTCCTCTAAGTGGCATCTGTCGTCTCgtatttgtgtcactcactcacactcgcgcacatttgtgtgtgtagatgtgtgtgtgggtatgCGTAAGTCGCATTTTCCTaagattttgttgtttttatattaagcccgagaaaaaggaaaagctcAAAGAAGATTTTTGACTATGCCAACTTGAATATGCTATCCAGCTGGTTCTGCATTTACGCATTGCATGAAAATCCCAACATCCATACGTATGTCCGTATGTGGGGTTTGAGATTTATTTCCTTGAAATGTTCACCATCTATCCCTATCGGGATGGAACATTTAAGGCTTATATTCCCGCCATTAATTAGGAGTCCGGGAATCTAtcgttgttattattattactaaaGCCATGGCTGGCAATTAAATACCCGAAGCGAGACTCTATTGCTATGCATATGCCGTGTATTGAACCACGTTGAATGGACGGAACTGGGGGATCGGGGTCACCACTTGTGGTTCGTTGGCCCGGCTAATTAATGTTATCGCATTTCATGCACCACTTGCTAATAGTTATCGACAAATATTTCACTGTCTGACACCGCCAAAGGCAAAAACAACCGCATTTGGCTTAGATTTCCTTACCATGCCGGCCCCGATCCTTTACTCCTTTTTGCGATCCggtattatttaatttgcagGGGAGGCAACCGGAAACCGTTTACAGTTTGTTATGCGGTTCATTGGCTGCAGACCGAGGTTCTGATTTCGTATTCCCGGAACGCTTTATTTACGTAATTTATGGCTAATGTCAAGGCAATTGCCGCTGTTTGATTGATGCGAAAGAGGGGTAAATCATTGATTTACTTGGAATACAACTGGTACAACACGGCCCCCATTCTCAGTCCCTGATTAATCACAGCCCATACAAGGGTCATAAATAGTAAACTGATTGGAAAGTGAGTGGCAAACGTGTAGGCAAACTCAAGACTCGGtgatttttttcagtgtacgTAGGGGCGGCCTTTCCGTCCGGAACCGGCCCTAATTAAAAGCAGCAAACGAAATGCACATCACAGGCCTGGCCAACTTTtcgaaaacccaaaaaaattaaaaaagtttaaaagaAAAGCGGAAGTTGAGAGAGCGAGTTATGGAAAAAAGGTCGGAAATAATTACGCGACCGCGGCATAAGCGAATGAGATTTTGTAGCTCTTTTGAACCGCCGTGCGCGATTTTTTGGCGCACAACAAAGATTTATGCCCCGGCAGAAGATGAAACATAAGTTTGATGCGTCTATAAGTAGCCAGCGCAGCCAGAAGCAAAAGCGGCGAAAGCTAAACAACAACGCTAGGCAAAGTGGCAAGGCAAGGTGGGTGGTGATATAAAGGCGAAAAGTTTATCCATCCACCCCTCGGAATTTGGCTAAAACTTTTCACTCCTGTTGTTCTCGTTGTTGCTGCGGTTGCATGATACGGCAATTTGTGTGGCCGCCACACACACTCCTTGAACTTTCTCGCCCATGAGCTGGAGCAAAAAGAAGGAAACTTGAGTATTTAGCCGTAAGTGGTAATAATTACGACTCCGGATACGAGGCCCACGACCCGGCATAACAGTGGGCGCCACCAAAATGGCCGGCTGGTTTACAGATACGTTCAGCTGCACACaagttaattaagtttaattggattaaaattatacaaaattataCAGAAGCTCCCTCTGGCTGGACACGGCCCTCGAAATCTCCATAAAGCACAGGCTGCAGGACCACAGGATCGAGATGGCGGGATATCGAGAGGACATAAAATTAAAGTTGCATCAAACTCGTTAAAGctgaatatacatatgaaataaaaacataGTCAAGCCGGCCAGGCTACTAAACAACTACACCGGTACTACACAAGTTGACCTCCAGGGCGACCTGAGAAAATCGCAATCCCCACAATGTACAGTTGCCTCGGGGACGCTAAAACTGACGTTCCATCGCTCCGGCAGGGCACCAAAAAAGTTTCCTAATCAACAGTCGTGACGGGCCCACCACTCCCAGCTGCACTGCTTTataatgcaaatggaaaattctaTTAGGACGAAAGAACGCTTCATTTAATTTACGAGCCAATTTGC encodes:
- the LOC6615912 gene encoding uncharacterized protein LOC6615912, whose translation is MCFLCPLACCGCSSSKPCQKKGKQQQVQHQPDVLANVISQESGYFNQVTTSQQSLPSMSPSAVSLPHQIDTSSTLSSLAGEVDLYDMEAWWLKRASIEDYLSIVSQRN